A genomic window from Methanobrevibacter sp. TLL-48-HuF1 includes:
- the topA gene encoding DNA topoisomerase I: MNEVIICEKPKSAEKIAKALSSKAKKNIYNKKVKYWTLEREGKDITVLSAVGHLYSLTPDNPKEKVYFDLHWAPLFEIDKKTKNYTKDYVRAIKKHAKGADSYIHACDYDIEGTLIGYHALKYGCGDDAIAKSSRMKFSTLTKKDIVEAYENRIPIDQHQVDSGIARHILDFYFGVNISKALMKSVSAAKKRFLKLSAGRVQTPTLSILVDREKEIKKFVPEPYWLIKALLDGEIEADHVDGKIFDKKRAEEIFANCENKDASVDKIKYSNSTTKPPVPFNLGGLQSEAYNVFGFSPKKTQTIAQSLYTAGYTSYPRTSSQKLPESLDFKSIFLQLSKNSEFRTHISALPAKLKPNEGKKEDAAHPAIHPTGILPDKLDKDELKIYELIVYRFISVFFEAATFETMSTTLDIGGEKFKFRRRRVTHKGWLEHYPFKKIDNEKFPEVKEGDSIVVNEIVSEEKETKPPARYNQASLIKELEKRELGTKATRADIIDKLYDRKYISGNKIEVNQLGENIIDTLSEYCSNLTSEELTRDFENKLEGIDNDKATRESVVAEGEKEVKVILGDIDKNKVKIGSQIYDAYQESNIVGKCKCGGNLVKKYSPKNKSNFVGCSNYPDCKVTYSIPKGVNFLKKTCKTCGLPMISFDKPRQHACLDPNCGKENTKPREMKVVGVCPSCGKELIKRSGRYGEFVGCRGFPKCRFTCSLDELKDKVQ; encoded by the coding sequence ATGAATGAAGTAATAATTTGCGAAAAACCAAAATCTGCAGAAAAAATAGCTAAAGCGTTGTCTTCTAAAGCTAAAAAGAACATATATAATAAAAAAGTTAAATATTGGACATTAGAAAGAGAAGGTAAGGATATAACAGTATTGTCTGCTGTGGGACATTTATATTCTTTAACTCCCGATAATCCAAAAGAAAAAGTCTATTTTGATTTGCATTGGGCACCATTATTTGAAATTGATAAAAAAACTAAGAATTATACTAAAGATTATGTAAGAGCTATTAAAAAACATGCCAAAGGTGCTGACAGCTATATTCATGCATGCGATTATGATATTGAAGGGACTTTAATCGGATATCATGCATTGAAGTATGGATGTGGTGATGATGCTATAGCAAAATCTTCAAGAATGAAATTTTCCACTTTAACTAAAAAAGATATTGTAGAAGCATATGAAAACAGAATACCTATTGACCAGCATCAGGTAGACAGCGGTATAGCCAGACATATTTTGGACTTTTACTTTGGTGTAAACATATCAAAAGCTTTAATGAAATCTGTAAGTGCAGCTAAAAAAAGATTTTTAAAGTTATCTGCAGGAAGAGTTCAGACTCCAACTTTGTCTATTTTAGTAGACCGTGAAAAAGAGATTAAAAAATTTGTACCGGAACCTTATTGGTTAATCAAAGCTTTACTTGACGGTGAAATTGAAGCAGATCATGTAGACGGAAAAATATTTGATAAAAAAAGAGCTGAGGAAATTTTTGCAAACTGTGAAAATAAAGATGCGTCTGTTGATAAAATCAAATATTCCAATTCCACTACAAAACCACCAGTTCCATTTAATTTAGGCGGTTTGCAATCTGAAGCTTATAATGTCTTTGGATTTTCTCCGAAAAAAACTCAGACTATTGCTCAAAGCCTTTATACTGCAGGATATACTTCTTATCCACGTACTTCATCTCAAAAGTTACCTGAAAGCTTGGATTTTAAAAGCATATTTTTACAATTATCTAAAAATTCTGAGTTTAGAACACATATTTCAGCTCTTCCGGCTAAGTTAAAGCCTAATGAAGGTAAAAAAGAAGATGCTGCTCACCCTGCTATTCATCCAACGGGTATTTTACCAGATAAGTTAGATAAGGATGAATTAAAAATTTATGAACTGATTGTTTACAGATTCATTTCAGTATTTTTCGAGGCAGCTACCTTTGAAACTATGAGTACCACTTTAGATATCGGTGGGGAGAAATTCAAATTCAGACGCAGAAGAGTTACTCATAAAGGATGGCTGGAACATTATCCATTTAAAAAAATAGATAATGAAAAATTCCCGGAGGTTAAAGAAGGGGACTCTATTGTTGTTAATGAAATTGTTTCAGAAGAAAAAGAAACTAAACCTCCTGCAAGATATAATCAAGCTTCTTTAATTAAGGAGCTCGAAAAAAGGGAACTTGGAACTAAAGCTACCCGTGCAGATATTATTGATAAGTTATATGACAGAAAATACATATCTGGAAATAAAATTGAGGTTAATCAGCTTGGTGAAAACATAATTGATACTTTAAGTGAGTACTGTTCTAATTTAACAAGTGAAGAGTTAACTCGTGACTTTGAAAATAAACTTGAGGGTATAGATAATGATAAAGCTACTCGTGAAAGTGTTGTAGCTGAAGGTGAAAAAGAAGTTAAGGTTATTTTAGGTGACATTGATAAAAACAAAGTTAAAATCGGTTCTCAGATTTATGATGCTTATCAGGAAAGTAATATTGTCGGCAAATGTAAATGTGGCGGAAATTTAGTTAAAAAATACTCTCCTAAAAATAAAAGTAATTTTGTAGGGTGCTCTAATTATCCTGACTGTAAAGTAACCTATTCCATTCCTAAAGGAGTAAATTTCTTAAAGAAAACTTGTAAAACATGCGGTTTGCCTATGATTTCCTTTGATAAGCCACGTCAACATGCATGTCTTGACCCTAATTGCGGTAAAGAGAATACTAAGCCTCGTGAGATGAAAGTAGTTGGTGTGTGTCCTAGCTGTGGTAAAGAACTGATTAAAAGGTCTGGAAGGTATGGGGAATTTGTTGGTTGCAGAGGATTTCCAAAATGTCGCTTTACCTGTTCTTTAGATGAGTTAAAAGATAAAGTCCAATAG
- a CDS encoding 30S ribosomal protein S19e, translating into MTTVFDVPADLLIKKVAEEFKNNDKINSPAWSNFVKTGVHKERKPEDVDWWYTRCASIIRRVYMDGPVGVMSLRTFYGGKKDRGVTPEVFRKGSGAIVRNALHQLEDAGYVEKVVGGRVVTPAGRSFLDKISAEIIKDIPNLAKY; encoded by the coding sequence ATGACTACTGTATTTGATGTACCTGCAGATTTATTAATTAAAAAAGTCGCAGAAGAATTTAAAAACAATGATAAAATCAATTCCCCTGCATGGTCCAATTTTGTAAAAACCGGTGTTCACAAAGAAAGAAAACCTGAAGATGTCGACTGGTGGTATACCAGATGTGCATCTATCATCAGAAGAGTGTACATGGACGGACCTGTGGGAGTTATGAGCTTAAGAACTTTCTACGGTGGTAAAAAAGACCGTGGAGTAACTCCTGAAGTATTTAGAAAAGGTAGTGGAGCTATCGTAAGAAATGCACTACACCAATTAGAAGATGCAGGATATGTTGAAAAAGTTGTAGGTGGAAGAGTTGTTACTCCAGCAGGAAGATCATTCTTAGATAAAATTTCTGCTGAAATCATTAAGGATATTCCTAATCTTGCAAAATATTAA
- a CDS encoding PH domain-containing protein yields the protein MAFLDKVIGYGDVSSDMEKDYVSEFFFEDEEVIQSYQFIRDQIILTNYGIYEVDVQGLSGKKVEVKFFPKDTIKTISFETAGTLDFDVDIKIGVTNNTVVNVDGAAYSEPLSFKVPSDQAEEAKEIVHLVKEHYLF from the coding sequence ATGGCATTTTTAGATAAAGTAATAGGTTACGGCGATGTAAGTTCAGATATGGAAAAAGACTATGTATCAGAATTCTTTTTTGAAGATGAAGAAGTAATTCAGTCATATCAGTTTATAAGAGATCAGATAATTTTAACTAATTATGGAATCTATGAAGTAGATGTTCAAGGATTAAGCGGCAAAAAAGTAGAAGTTAAATTTTTCCCGAAAGACACGATTAAAACTATTTCATTTGAAACAGCAGGAACTTTAGACTTTGATGTAGATATTAAAATAGGTGTAACCAACAACACTGTTGTTAATGTAGACGGAGCAGCTTATAGTGAACCATTATCATTTAAAGTACCTTCAGACCAAGCTGAAGAAGCAAAAGAAATTGTGCACCTAGTAAAAGAACATTATTTATTTTAA
- the rpl18a gene encoding 50S ribosomal protein L18Ae, protein MITKIYRVKGTFVMGDSYHKFTKEYKATNVADLEEKIYERFGSKHGLNRNQISIKDIAEIAPEDVVDPILKEIL, encoded by the coding sequence ATGATAACAAAAATTTACAGAGTTAAAGGTACTTTTGTAATGGGCGATTCATATCATAAATTTACTAAAGAATACAAAGCTACCAATGTAGCTGATTTAGAAGAAAAAATTTATGAACGTTTTGGAAGTAAACATGGTTTAAACAGAAACCAAATTTCTATTAAAGATATTGCTGAAATCGCACCTGAAGATGTTGTAGACCCAATTTTAAAAGAAATTTTATAA
- a CDS encoding 50S ribosomal protein L31e: protein MERVYTIPLRNVKKVKRTIRAPRAIREVQNFLFKHMKAEEVKLDESINHEIWARGIQKIPSKITVKAVKDDDGVVEATLAE from the coding sequence ATGGAAAGAGTTTATACAATTCCACTTAGAAACGTAAAAAAAGTCAAAAGGACTATCAGAGCTCCTAGAGCTATCAGAGAAGTACAAAACTTCTTATTCAAACACATGAAAGCTGAAGAAGTAAAGCTCGATGAATCTATTAATCATGAAATTTGGGCAAGAGGTATTCAAAAAATACCTTCTAAAATTACTGTAAAAGCAGTTAAAGATGATGATGGCGTAGTAGAAGCTACTTTAGCAGAATAG
- a CDS encoding ribonuclease P protein component 4 — protein MSRGKRPKWMIEIAIERMNILFERAEMEFEKHPERSNRYVILAKKLSTKYNTKIPDKWARRYCKKCNKFLYPGHNATVRLVNEEVNILCGECGHVMKIPYHKEKKNKRRAKYESIKKRNDE, from the coding sequence TTGAGTAGAGGAAAAAGACCAAAATGGATGATTGAAATAGCTATTGAACGTATGAATATTCTTTTTGAACGTGCTGAGATGGAATTCGAAAAGCACCCTGAAAGAAGTAATCGTTATGTTATATTAGCTAAGAAGTTATCTACCAAGTATAATACTAAAATTCCCGATAAATGGGCAAGAAGGTATTGTAAAAAGTGTAATAAGTTTCTCTACCCTGGTCACAACGCTACAGTCCGGCTAGTTAACGAAGAAGTTAACATTTTATGTGGCGAGTGTGGGCATGTTATGAAAATTCCTTATCATAAGGAGAAAAAAAATAAAAGGAGAGCTAAATATGAGTCAATCAAAAAAAGAAATGATGAATAG
- a CDS encoding YhbY family RNA-binding protein: MSQSKKEMMNRALSAMTMNIGKAGVNDNVIEEIKRQLKANEIVKLKFAKNIAKNKDDYIADIVQKTRSKLIDVRGNVAVIYKKKP, encoded by the coding sequence ATGAGTCAATCAAAAAAAGAAATGATGAATAGAGCTCTTTCCGCTATGACAATGAATATTGGTAAAGCTGGTGTTAATGACAATGTCATTGAAGAAATCAAACGCCAACTTAAAGCTAATGAAATTGTTAAACTTAAATTTGCAAAAAATATCGCTAAAAATAAAGATGATTATATAGCAGACATTGTCCAGAAAACCAGATCTAAACTTATAGATGTTAGAGGAAATGTCGCTGTCATTTATAAAAAAAAGCCTTAA
- a CDS encoding dolichyl-diphosphooligosaccharide--protein glycosyltransferase subunit STT3 yields the protein MNKKTILTISKSVIIILILLAVVFALRAPAADLNILPTGDLKAEYEDASGLPYFSEMDSYYNLRLTENFVDHGDVGDEVVNGSSWDMHRNSPDGNEINYELAIVWVTSFFYNIANQFFGDYTVQEVAFWTGAIVASLAVVPAFIFARRLTNDLGAITATLIIVLAPNYFAHTFPGFFDTDMFYYIFSLFFILFFMESLRSKNLIAKVVFAILSIVSIGLFSQSWTGYIFYVGLMGIFSVVYLILCYVFNIGDSERELYPSKFAWFVHQKDLISIVILGIVGFIGLAAFKGVDGVIGIFGSLTSLLSLQSTSTVVGGFPNVLISVAELQMPSMLGAGMDSFLLANSNGVINGIGGIFVFFAGLTVLFIFAKRIYDSRNIKPAGDTTKKPPKSQRLSSSKKIDNDRKFKISLGSVSKFAKDNEVTEAKRLNLMFATLFIVWVVITALAVSRGSRFITTIVLPFGLMAGIFVGYASDYVKTKLDNDKMLMAVILVTGFFASYPLAAVTAPMFGIILFLLIAIAGGITIYGLKSSKSASTKVPIKKYVAIIAIALALITPTVCGAYQTANQVVPGTSDAMWDSMLWINEHTADNTVVASWWDFGYLFEIAADRQVVFDGGSQTGNSRAFWLGQAMTTDNMDLSAGIFRMLGTSGENATNTLTDYTGSPGKATDILINILPKNAQDAKNTLINTYGLTTEQANTIIPLTHPDNPRPVIFVASSDMLQKAGWWSYFGAWDFDKQNSTNFNYYVPSQQVTVEPGSTGRLALINESGLEYDAVITRGTGNNTTTGHTEAVYSNNGSLLKVNGSEFNPLNVSRIMVIENNQLVKNESIAGAPSDSNYTLFLMGENNVYTPIIMHNKLADSMFTRLYLLGGMGQNVFSMVHMENGVSLWQVNYNNTAAGGTSTPATSNATDGNIATTSPDRA from the coding sequence ATGAATAAAAAAACAATATTAACAATAAGTAAATCAGTAATCATTATTTTGATTCTGTTAGCTGTTGTTTTTGCATTAAGAGCTCCTGCAGCGGATCTTAATATTTTGCCTACTGGTGATTTAAAGGCAGAATACGAAGATGCTTCAGGTCTTCCTTATTTTAGTGAAATGGATTCATATTATAACTTAAGGTTGACTGAAAACTTTGTTGATCATGGTGATGTGGGAGATGAAGTAGTCAATGGTTCAAGTTGGGATATGCATAGGAATTCCCCTGATGGAAATGAAATTAATTATGAGTTAGCTATTGTATGGGTAACATCGTTCTTCTACAATATAGCAAACCAATTCTTTGGTGATTATACTGTTCAGGAAGTTGCATTCTGGACAGGTGCTATTGTAGCATCTCTTGCAGTTGTTCCTGCGTTTATCTTTGCTAGACGTTTGACTAATGATTTGGGTGCAATAACAGCTACATTAATAATAGTGCTTGCACCAAACTATTTTGCACACACATTCCCTGGATTTTTTGATACAGATATGTTCTACTATATCTTTTCATTATTCTTCATACTGTTCTTTATGGAGAGTTTGAGGTCTAAGAATCTTATTGCAAAAGTTGTATTTGCAATATTGTCTATTGTATCTATAGGTCTTTTCTCCCAGTCATGGACAGGATACATCTTTTATGTAGGTCTTATGGGTATCTTTTCAGTTGTGTACTTAATATTATGTTATGTATTTAACATTGGTGATAGTGAAAGAGAATTGTACCCAAGTAAATTTGCTTGGTTTGTACATCAAAAAGATTTAATATCTATTGTTATTTTAGGTATTGTAGGATTTATAGGTCTTGCAGCATTTAAAGGTGTAGATGGTGTAATTGGAATATTTGGTAGTTTAACCAGTTTATTATCCTTGCAATCAACTTCAACAGTTGTCGGCGGATTCCCTAATGTACTTATTTCTGTTGCGGAATTGCAAATGCCAAGTATGCTTGGTGCAGGTATGGATTCATTCTTACTTGCTAATTCTAATGGTGTAATAAACGGTATTGGTGGAATTTTCGTATTCTTTGCTGGTTTAACTGTATTATTTATCTTTGCAAAAAGGATATATGATTCTAGAAATATTAAACCGGCTGGTGACACAACTAAAAAACCACCTAAATCCCAAAGATTATCATCTTCTAAAAAAATTGATAATGACCGTAAGTTTAAAATATCTTTAGGTAGTGTAAGTAAATTTGCTAAAGATAATGAAGTAACTGAAGCTAAACGTTTGAACTTAATGTTTGCTACTTTATTTATAGTATGGGTAGTAATTACAGCACTTGCAGTAAGTAGGGGTTCAAGGTTCATTACCACTATTGTATTACCGTTTGGTTTAATGGCAGGTATATTTGTAGGATATGCTTCCGATTATGTTAAAACTAAACTTGATAATGACAAAATGTTAATGGCAGTTATACTAGTAACAGGATTCTTTGCATCATACCCATTAGCAGCAGTTACAGCACCTATGTTTGGTATTATATTATTCCTATTAATTGCTATAGCTGGTGGAATAACTATTTACGGATTAAAATCCAGTAAGTCTGCATCTACTAAAGTACCTATTAAGAAGTATGTTGCTATTATAGCAATTGCTCTTGCATTGATAACACCTACTGTTTGCGGTGCTTATCAAACTGCTAATCAAGTAGTGCCTGGTACTAGTGATGCTATGTGGGATTCCATGTTATGGATTAATGAGCATACTGCTGACAATACTGTTGTTGCATCCTGGTGGGACTTCGGTTACCTCTTTGAGATTGCTGCTGATAGACAAGTAGTCTTCGATGGGGGTAGTCAAACTGGTAACAGTAGGGCATTCTGGCTAGGTCAGGCGATGACGACGGATAATATGGATTTATCTGCAGGAATATTTAGAATGTTAGGAACTTCTGGTGAAAACGCTACTAATACATTAACAGACTATACTGGCAGTCCTGGTAAAGCAACTGATATTTTAATCAATATCCTGCCGAAAAATGCACAGGATGCTAAAAATACATTAATTAATACATATGGTTTAACTACTGAGCAGGCCAATACTATTATTCCGCTTACTCACCCAGATAATCCAAGACCGGTTATCTTTGTAGCAAGTTCAGATATGCTGCAGAAAGCTGGTTGGTGGAGTTACTTTGGAGCATGGGACTTTGATAAGCAGAATTCCACAAACTTCAATTATTATGTGCCTTCCCAACAAGTAACTGTTGAACCGGGATCTACTGGTAGATTAGCTTTAATTAATGAGTCTGGTCTTGAATATGATGCAGTTATTACAAGAGGTACTGGAAACAACACTACTACTGGTCATACTGAAGCAGTATATTCAAATAATGGTTCTTTACTTAAAGTAAACGGATCAGAATTTAATCCATTGAATGTATCCCGTATCATGGTAATTGAGAATAATCAATTAGTGAAAAATGAATCAATAGCTGGAGCTCCAAGTGACTCTAACTATACATTATTCCTGATGGGTGAAAATAATGTCTACACACCTATTATTATGCATAATAAATTAGCTGATTCAATGTTTACTAGATTATATCTGTTAGGTGGTATGGGTCAGAATGTATTCTCCATGGTTCATATGGAAAATGGAGTTTCATTATGGCAAGTAAATTATAACAACACAGCCGCTGGCGGAACTAGTACACCTGCTACATCTAATGCTACTGATGGAAATATTGCTACTACTAGTCCGGACAGGGCTTAA
- a CDS encoding DNA-binding protein — MSDLDEIRRKRMAELEARQAAAQGQMQQQAQQQMQQQEAQRQFEEQKKALIAQILTTEARSRLANLKLTKPELVNQIEIQLIQSAQAGSLRGKVTDEQLKVLLRQIAGQKREIKITRK; from the coding sequence ATGAGTGATCTTGATGAAATTCGCCGTAAAAGAATGGCGGAATTAGAAGCCAGACAAGCTGCTGCACAAGGTCAAATGCAACAACAAGCACAACAACAAATGCAACAGCAAGAAGCACAAAGACAATTTGAGGAGCAAAAGAAAGCTTTGATAGCTCAAATTTTGACTACTGAAGCACGTTCAAGATTAGCTAACCTTAAATTGACTAAACCAGAGCTTGTTAATCAAATTGAAATTCAATTAATCCAATCTGCTCAAGCTGGCAGCTTAAGAGGTAAAGTAACTGATGAACAGTTAAAAGTACTTTTAAGACAGATAGCTGGTCAGAAAAGAGAAATTAAAATTACAAGGAAATAA
- a CDS encoding 50S ribosomal protein L39e yields the protein MSRNKPLAKKLRMAKANKQNRRIPIWAYAKTNRKLRYRPKPRHWRRNSLKL from the coding sequence ATGAGTAGAAATAAACCATTAGCTAAAAAATTAAGAATGGCAAAAGCAAATAAACAAAACAGAAGAATTCCAATCTGGGCTTATGCTAAGACTAACCGTAAACTTAGATACAGACCTAAACCTAGACATTGGAGAAGAAACAGTCTTAAATTATAA
- a CDS encoding GTP-binding protein: MGIEEKIKDIEEEIQKTPYNKATSHHIGKLKAKLSKLKEESIQRSSSGTKGQGFHVKKSGDATVVLVGFPSVGKSTLLNELTNAESKVGAYQFTTLDIVPGVMEYKNAKIQVFDIPGIITGASSGKGRGREILSVARTAELIIVVLDVLNPQHLDVILKELRNIGIRPNERPPDVTVNRRRTGGVHVSSTVPLTHLDEKTIRSIINEYGMHNADVLFRDDVTMDQFIDVLDRNKSYVPMLILLNKVDLVDKAYLEEMKKQLPEFIPISADKKLNIDNLKETIFENLNLVRVYLKPQGRKADMNDPLVIKKGSTVIDACDKLHKEFVKNFRHAKIWGTSVKFPGQKVGPDHVLEDEDVLRIILKK; encoded by the coding sequence ATGGGAATAGAAGAGAAAATAAAAGATATTGAAGAAGAAATTCAAAAGACACCATATAACAAGGCTACTTCTCACCATATTGGTAAACTTAAAGCTAAACTTTCTAAATTAAAAGAAGAGTCTATTCAAAGAAGTAGTTCTGGAACAAAAGGTCAGGGTTTCCATGTAAAGAAATCTGGAGATGCTACTGTTGTTCTTGTTGGATTTCCTTCTGTTGGTAAATCTACTCTTTTAAATGAACTTACTAATGCTGAAAGTAAGGTGGGAGCTTATCAATTTACTACTTTAGATATTGTTCCTGGAGTTATGGAGTATAAAAATGCTAAAATACAGGTTTTTGATATTCCTGGAATTATTACTGGAGCAAGCAGTGGTAAAGGTAGGGGAAGAGAAATTTTATCTGTAGCCAGGACAGCTGAACTGATTATAGTTGTTTTAGATGTGTTAAATCCACAGCATTTGGATGTTATTTTAAAGGAATTAAGAAATATTGGTATCAGACCAAATGAAAGACCTCCTGATGTAACTGTAAACAGGAGAAGAACTGGTGGTGTCCATGTATCTTCAACAGTTCCTCTTACACATCTTGATGAAAAAACAATCAGATCTATCATAAATGAGTACGGCATGCATAATGCAGACGTACTTTTCAGGGATGATGTAACAATGGATCAATTTATTGATGTTCTTGATAGAAATAAATCATATGTTCCAATGTTGATTCTATTAAATAAGGTGGATCTTGTAGATAAAGCATACCTTGAAGAGATGAAAAAACAGCTTCCTGAATTTATACCGATTTCTGCAGATAAAAAATTAAATATTGATAATCTTAAGGAAACAATCTTTGAAAATTTAAACCTTGTTCGTGTTTATCTTAAACCGCAAGGAAGAAAAGCAGACATGAATGATCCGTTAGTTATTAAAAAAGGTTCAACAGTCATTGATGCCTGTGATAAATTACACAAGGAATTTGTGAAAAACTTCCGTCATGCTAAAATATGGGGAACATCAGTTAAATTCCCAGGTCAGAAAGTCGGACCTGATCATGTTCTGGAAGATGAGGATGTTTTAAGGATTATTCTTAAGAAATAA
- a CDS encoding adenylate kinase family protein encodes MNQVIFISGTPCVGKTTLASELSKRLGANLVRINELAIGKDLILGIDNKKGYKIIDVPKLDVALGEIIDNLDSDKLLIVEGHLSHLCTGADKVIILRVHPSILEKRLADRQYSDSKIRENLEAEALDVCGVEAYESYGSDVCEIDVSDLSIDETINYVADVIFDKKEFPFGEIDFMNWLINC; translated from the coding sequence ATGAATCAGGTTATTTTTATAAGTGGAACTCCATGTGTTGGAAAAACTACATTAGCTAGTGAACTTTCTAAAAGATTGGGAGCTAATTTGGTTAGGATTAATGAATTGGCTATTGGCAAAGATTTAATTTTAGGGATTGATAATAAAAAAGGTTATAAAATAATTGATGTGCCTAAATTAGATGTAGCTTTGGGAGAAATTATTGATAATCTTGATTCAGATAAATTACTTATTGTAGAAGGGCATTTGTCTCATTTATGCACAGGTGCTGATAAAGTAATAATTTTAAGAGTTCATCCAAGTATTCTGGAAAAAAGACTGGCTGACAGACAATATTCTGATTCTAAAATCCGTGAAAATCTGGAGGCAGAAGCACTTGATGTATGTGGTGTTGAAGCATATGAATCATATGGCAGTGATGTCTGTGAAATAGATGTAAGTGATTTGTCTATTGATGAGACAATTAACTATGTGGCAGATGTTATTTTTGATAAAAAAGAGTTTCCATTTGGTGAGATTGATTTCATGAATTGGTTAATAAATTGTTAA
- a CDS encoding translation initiation factor IF-6 encodes MLRRINIVDNPNIGVFILATDDLAIVPYNLLDEKVKLIEETLEVEAVKSSISGCNLIGSLAVANSNGIVVSPHVLDREVKQFEELGLNVATIPGNYTAVGNIVAANDTGAIVSPFLSDGAVKVIEDTLDVNVESTSMVGSDIIGSLITVTNKGFLMDKNATETEVDFARDVFGVEGDIGTVGRGISLVGACSLANSSGAIVAKESTGPEMARVEEALGFLDDL; translated from the coding sequence ATGTTAAGAAGAATAAACATTGTAGATAATCCTAATATAGGAGTATTTATTTTAGCAACTGATGATTTGGCTATTGTTCCTTACAATCTTCTTGATGAAAAAGTTAAGTTGATTGAGGAAACATTAGAAGTTGAGGCTGTAAAATCTTCTATTTCCGGATGTAATCTTATCGGATCTTTAGCTGTAGCTAATTCAAACGGTATTGTTGTTTCCCCACATGTATTAGATAGAGAAGTTAAACAGTTTGAGGAATTAGGTTTAAATGTAGCTACAATTCCAGGAAATTATACTGCAGTAGGTAATATTGTTGCAGCTAATGATACCGGAGCTATTGTAAGCCCATTTTTATCTGATGGGGCAGTTAAAGTCATTGAAGATACTTTAGATGTAAATGTTGAATCAACTTCCATGGTTGGAAGCGACATTATCGGTTCACTGATTACAGTTACCAACAAAGGATTTTTAATGGATAAAAATGCCACTGAAACTGAAGTAGACTTTGCTCGTGATGTATTTGGTGTTGAAGGAGATATTGGTACTGTAGGTAGAGGTATTTCTTTAGTTGGGGCATGCTCTCTTGCGAATTCAAGCGGAGCTATTGTAGCTAAAGAAAGTACAGGTCCTGAAATGGCTAGAGTTGAAGAAGCATTAGGCTTTTTAGACGATTTATAA